Proteins from a single region of Hydrogenimonas thermophila:
- the guaA gene encoding glutamine-hydrolyzing GMP synthase: MKDVSIIVLDFGSQYTQLIARRLREEKVYCEIVPYFTKVEDIKAKNPKGIILSGGPASVYDEGAFEVDRAIYDLGLPILGICYGMQRIAVDFGGAVVRSTHHEYGKAELHFNDEATSVLFDGCSDGTVVWMSHSDRVEKLPEGFKPIAHSDNSPYAAIADESRKIYAMQFHPEVHHSQEGHIMLRNFARKICGVDEKWDMGHFLKEQIKKIREQVGDGKVLCALSGGVDSSVVAALLYEAIGDQLIPVFVDNGLLRKGEREQVESVFKVHLKVPLITVDASEHFLVKLAGVTDPERKRKIIGHTFIEVFEQEAKKHDGIKFLAQGTLYPDVIESVSVKGPSETIKSHHNVGGLPDWMDFELIEPLRELFKDEVRKLGLELGLPESLVYRHPFPGPGLAIRIMGDVNIYDLDLLREADAILLEELKASGYYNKTWQAFAVLLNVKSVGVMGDNRTYDNTICVRVVEAVDGMTATFAHLPHDLLERISRRIINEVDGINRVVYDISSKPPATIEWE; the protein is encoded by the coding sequence TTGAAAGATGTAAGTATTATTGTTCTTGATTTTGGTTCTCAATATACTCAGTTAATAGCTCGCAGATTACGAGAGGAAAAGGTCTATTGTGAGATAGTTCCTTACTTTACCAAAGTTGAAGATATTAAGGCAAAAAACCCTAAAGGAATTATTCTTAGTGGTGGACCTGCATCGGTATATGATGAAGGAGCTTTTGAAGTTGATCGTGCAATTTATGATTTAGGTTTGCCAATTCTGGGTATCTGTTATGGTATGCAGCGAATTGCAGTCGATTTTGGTGGTGCTGTTGTACGATCTACACATCATGAATATGGAAAAGCAGAGCTTCATTTTAATGATGAAGCAACTTCTGTACTCTTTGATGGATGCAGTGATGGTACTGTTGTTTGGATGAGCCATTCTGACCGTGTTGAAAAGTTGCCGGAAGGTTTTAAACCTATTGCGCATAGCGATAACTCTCCTTATGCAGCTATTGCCGATGAGTCGAGAAAAATTTATGCAATGCAGTTTCATCCGGAAGTGCATCATTCACAAGAGGGTCACATAATGCTTCGCAATTTCGCCAGAAAGATTTGTGGCGTTGATGAGAAGTGGGATATGGGGCACTTCCTTAAAGAGCAGATTAAAAAAATTCGTGAGCAAGTTGGTGACGGTAAAGTGCTTTGCGCTCTTAGTGGTGGTGTTGACTCTTCTGTTGTTGCGGCACTTTTATATGAAGCGATTGGTGATCAGTTAATCCCTGTATTTGTAGATAATGGATTGCTTCGTAAGGGTGAACGTGAGCAGGTAGAGAGTGTCTTTAAAGTACACTTGAAAGTGCCTTTGATTACAGTAGATGCAAGTGAGCATTTCCTTGTTAAACTTGCCGGTGTAACTGATCCAGAGAGAAAAAGAAAGATTATTGGTCATACTTTCATAGAGGTGTTTGAACAAGAGGCTAAAAAGCATGATGGCATCAAATTCCTGGCTCAAGGAACTCTTTATCCAGATGTGATCGAGTCTGTTTCAGTTAAGGGTCCTAGTGAGACGATTAAGTCACATCATAATGTAGGTGGTTTGCCTGACTGGATGGATTTTGAATTAATTGAACCTTTACGAGAGCTTTTTAAAGATGAAGTAAGAAAGCTTGGTCTTGAGTTAGGACTACCTGAGTCACTTGTTTACCGTCATCCTTTCCCTGGACCAGGACTAGCTATACGTATTATGGGTGACGTAAATATATATGATCTTGACCTGTTGCGTGAAGCTGACGCTATTTTACTTGAAGAACTTAAAGCAAGTGGATATTACAATAAAACTTGGCAAGCATTTGCCGTACTTTTAAATGTAAAAAGTGTTGGAGTAATGGGTGATAACCGTACATATGACAATACAATATGTGTACGTGTTGTTGAAGCAGTTGATGGAATGACTGCTACATTTGCACATCTTCCACATGATCTGCTTGAGAGAATCAGCCGACGTATCATCAATGAAGTTGACGGTATTAACCGTGTTGTTTATGATATAAGCTCTAAACCACCTGCGACAATCGAATGGGAATAG
- the purD gene encoding phosphoribosylamine--glycine ligase, with protein MKVLVVGSGGREYAIGQALKRDENVEKVYFAPGNGATWQLGENINISDHNELADYIEKEGIDLTVVGPEAPLVAGIVDIFKERGLKIFGPSKKAAQLEGSKIFMKNFLARHNIPTARYIETDSIEEAFKFIDSLPAPIVVKADGLCAGKGVIIAPTHDDAKKAASEMLSGKAFGEAGTKIVVEEFLDGYELSLFAICDGKDFVLLPAAQDHKRLLDNDEGPNTGGMGAYAPTPLIDEELYKKIEDRIIRPTIDGMAEEGMPFEGVLFAGLMIVNGEPYTLEFNVRFGDPECEVLMPLLKTPAGELFDKAASGKLDELKVEFIDKYAVGVVMASRDYPYKSSEPAEIIVDEIVHKELKEKALIAYAGVSLIDEKLMATGGRVLVCVGLGDSIKEARDNAYMLCGQVHFAGKQCRSDIAYQALKGD; from the coding sequence ATGAAAGTATTGGTAGTAGGAAGCGGTGGACGCGAATATGCAATTGGACAGGCTTTAAAGAGAGATGAAAATGTTGAAAAGGTCTATTTCGCACCAGGTAACGGTGCAACTTGGCAATTGGGTGAAAATATAAACATTAGTGATCATAATGAATTGGCTGATTATATTGAAAAAGAGGGAATTGACTTAACTGTTGTTGGACCAGAGGCTCCTTTGGTTGCAGGAATTGTTGATATTTTTAAAGAGCGTGGACTTAAGATATTTGGTCCAAGCAAAAAAGCTGCACAGTTGGAAGGAAGCAAAATTTTTATGAAAAACTTCCTTGCACGACATAATATTCCTACAGCAAGATATATTGAAACAGATAGCATTGAAGAGGCTTTTAAATTTATTGATTCACTTCCAGCACCAATAGTTGTAAAAGCTGATGGTTTATGTGCAGGTAAGGGAGTAATCATTGCTCCTACTCATGATGATGCAAAAAAAGCTGCTTCTGAAATGTTGAGCGGTAAAGCATTTGGGGAAGCTGGAACAAAGATAGTTGTTGAAGAGTTTCTTGATGGTTATGAGCTTTCACTTTTTGCTATATGTGATGGTAAAGATTTTGTTTTACTGCCGGCAGCACAGGATCATAAACGACTTTTAGATAATGATGAAGGACCAAATACCGGTGGAATGGGTGCATATGCTCCAACACCATTGATAGATGAAGAGTTGTATAAAAAAATAGAAGATCGAATAATCAGGCCTACGATCGATGGAATGGCAGAAGAGGGTATGCCTTTTGAAGGGGTACTTTTTGCTGGTTTGATGATTGTAAACGGTGAACCATATACACTTGAGTTTAATGTACGTTTTGGTGATCCTGAATGTGAAGTTTTGATGCCTCTTCTTAAAACTCCTGCAGGTGAACTTTTTGATAAAGCAGCATCAGGAAAACTAGATGAACTAAAAGTTGAGTTTATCGACAAATATGCTGTTGGTGTTGTAATGGCAAGTAGAGATTATCCATATAAAAGCAGTGAACCAGCAGAGATAATTGTAGATGAGATTGTACACAAAGAGTTGAAAGAGAAAGCCTTGATTGCATATGCCGGTGTATCTTTAATAGATGAAAAACTTATGGCAACCGGTGGTCGTGTACTTGTTTGCGTTGGTTTAGGTGACTCTATTAAAGAAGCAAGAGATAATGCCTATATGCTTTGTGGACAAGTACATTTTGCAGGTAAGCAGTGTCGAAGTGATATTGCATATCAGGCTCTTAAGGGTGATTAG
- a CDS encoding uroporphyrinogen-III synthase, with product MGIENIPPIYLLSPTPKSGVRHLPMIKFKTIPQDIDFNKFDGLIITSKQGVLALDEISCGKWKTLPVAAIGESTAKEVKNHGGKVIFIASSAYGDVLAHELALSFKGFRWLYPRPKVVVSKIAADLKNSGIKVEEKIIYETSCVKYDNTSKPCSGAVLIFTSPSVVKCFFENFSWDDSWKAVSLGKKTAAVFPDHIKTEIAPTTSIDESIKFSENLIYD from the coding sequence ATGGGAATAGAAAACATACCACCTATATATCTTCTTTCGCCCACACCAAAAAGTGGTGTGCGGCATCTTCCTATGATAAAGTTCAAAACAATTCCTCAAGATATAGATTTTAATAAGTTTGATGGTTTAATTATTACTTCAAAACAGGGTGTTTTAGCACTTGATGAGATTAGTTGCGGCAAATGGAAAACTCTACCTGTAGCTGCAATAGGTGAATCAACTGCAAAAGAGGTTAAAAATCACGGAGGAAAGGTAATTTTTATAGCTTCTAGTGCATATGGTGATGTTTTAGCTCATGAGCTTGCATTAAGTTTTAAGGGGTTTAGATGGCTATATCCACGCCCAAAAGTTGTTGTATCTAAAATAGCAGCAGACTTAAAAAACTCTGGCATTAAAGTAGAAGAAAAAATTATTTATGAAACTAGTTGTGTTAAATATGATAACACTTCAAAGCCTTGCAGTGGAGCTGTTTTAATTTTTACTTCTCCTTCTGTAGTTAAGTGTTTTTTTGAAAATTTCTCTTGGGATGATAGTTGGAAAGCAGTAAGCTTAGGTAAAAAAACTGCTGCTGTATTTCCTGATCATATAAAAACAGAGATAGCTCCGACTACTTCTATTGATGAATCGATTAAATTTTCCGAAAATTTAATCTATGATTAG
- a CDS encoding LPS-assembly protein LptD, with amino-acid sequence MRIFIFLLIFFYCLAFGKSEFQPKVEIFASKILYLNNLVNASGDVVVLYNNTILLSDRAIYDQNRSLLELFGNVEIIKGIKYGSLSDYAKFDLKENDASFTSIFLTQTETALWAKGSNAEKKAHIITLRNALVSSCDVECPDWTMHFSTLEYDEEKEWLNVWNPLIYMGDVPVLYFPYIGFSTNTKRRSGLLYPSLGISSRDGFIYRQPIYIATSPEWDLEFDPQIRSLRGKGIFSTLRFVDSPNSHGSFTTGYFRNKSSYVNQYNIKNSSHYGYQLLYNSAKLFSDNQKSSRDGIYLDITYLKDPDYLNLQKESLVELLYSSQIQSRINYYFDTPQYYAGIYGKYFIDTSLQNNKETIQTFPIVQLHKYQNIVLDWNNLQYSADYKISNFFTGSGQHTQLQEINLPLTFYGSLFGDYIKYSISENMYYAYIGYQNIDLSGKESYYKFFRNYHKIDLYSDLARPYANFFHTLQLRATYNRPSYTTESGYIDQNISVLRSPKENMILSAVNYFYDFSGKEWLFYRVSQPLYFENSEHDYGDIENEIRLKFWNNYELYSNIFYSYYKHNITSESSHIKYRDSVYDIMLTHFYKKTEEEIVSDFFTFSTRVKYNEGSDVYASFAYNNIDSTLLKWEAGIQLFRGCWDFLLGIKNEKRPILTSIGAESINNFAVYFQINLFPLGGISQVYEQRF; translated from the coding sequence ATGCGAATTTTTATCTTTTTGTTGATATTTTTTTATTGTTTAGCTTTTGGTAAGAGTGAATTTCAGCCAAAAGTTGAGATTTTTGCATCTAAAATTTTGTATTTGAATAACCTTGTTAATGCATCTGGTGATGTAGTTGTACTATATAATAATACAATTTTACTCTCAGATAGAGCAATTTATGATCAAAACAGATCACTTCTTGAACTATTTGGTAATGTTGAGATAATAAAAGGTATAAAATATGGTTCACTAAGTGATTATGCCAAGTTTGATCTTAAAGAGAACGATGCTTCATTTACTTCTATTTTTCTTACCCAGACGGAAACAGCATTATGGGCAAAAGGGAGTAATGCAGAAAAAAAGGCTCACATAATAACTTTGCGCAATGCACTGGTATCAAGTTGTGATGTTGAATGCCCTGACTGGACAATGCACTTTTCTACCCTGGAGTATGATGAAGAGAAAGAGTGGTTGAATGTCTGGAATCCTTTAATATATATGGGAGATGTACCTGTTTTGTACTTTCCTTATATAGGTTTTTCTACAAATACAAAACGAAGAAGTGGATTATTGTATCCTTCATTGGGAATATCTTCTCGTGATGGGTTTATATATAGACAACCAATCTATATAGCTACTAGTCCAGAGTGGGATCTTGAATTTGATCCTCAAATAAGAAGTTTACGTGGTAAAGGAATATTTTCAACATTAAGGTTTGTTGATTCTCCAAACTCTCATGGCTCTTTTACAACTGGATATTTTAGAAATAAGAGTTCATATGTAAATCAATATAATATAAAAAATAGTTCTCATTATGGGTATCAACTTTTATATAACTCTGCAAAACTCTTTTCAGACAATCAAAAAAGTAGCAGAGATGGTATATATTTGGATATTACATATCTGAAAGATCCTGACTATTTGAATTTGCAAAAAGAGTCGTTAGTTGAACTTCTTTACAGCTCTCAAATTCAATCTAGAATTAACTACTATTTTGATACACCACAATATTATGCGGGTATTTACGGAAAATACTTTATTGATACTTCTTTGCAAAACAATAAAGAAACTATACAGACATTTCCTATAGTCCAATTGCATAAATATCAAAATATAGTATTAGATTGGAATAATTTACAATATTCAGCAGATTATAAAATTAGTAACTTTTTTACCGGTAGTGGTCAGCATACACAGTTACAAGAGATAAATCTTCCTTTGACATTTTATGGCTCATTGTTTGGTGATTATATAAAGTATTCTATTTCTGAAAATATGTATTATGCTTATATAGGATATCAAAATATAGACTTAAGCGGTAAAGAGAGTTATTATAAGTTTTTTAGAAATTATCATAAAATAGATCTTTACTCTGATTTGGCACGTCCATATGCAAACTTTTTTCATACTTTACAACTTAGAGCTACCTATAATAGACCAAGTTACACTACTGAAAGTGGGTATATTGATCAAAATATATCTGTTTTACGCTCTCCAAAAGAGAATATGATACTTAGTGCTGTAAACTATTTTTATGATTTTTCAGGTAAAGAGTGGTTGTTTTACAGAGTATCTCAACCTTTATATTTTGAAAATAGTGAACATGATTATGGTGATATTGAAAATGAGATACGTTTAAAGTTTTGGAATAATTATGAATTGTACTCTAATATTTTTTATTCATACTATAAACACAACATAACATCAGAGTCTTCACATATAAAGTATAGAGATAGTGTTTACGATATAATGTTAACACATTTTTATAAAAAAACAGAAGAAGAAATTGTATCAGATTTTTTTACTTTTTCAACACGAGTAAAATATAATGAGGGAAGTGATGTTTATGCATCTTTTGCATATAATAACATAGACAGCACACTTCTCAAATGGGAAGCTGGAATTCAGCTTTTTCGTGGATGTTGGGATTTTTTACTCGGCATAAAAAATGAGAAAAGACCAATATTAACATCTATAGGAGCTGAATCAATAAATAACTTTGCTGTTTATTTTCAGATAAACCTTTTCCCTTTAGGTGGGATTTCACAAGTCTATGAGCAGAGGTTTTAA
- a CDS encoding RDD family protein: MSDYLNERDRKAEPELAPFGKRILAYAIDDLLISILFIIILWGPVKSSTSVEEVAAIINSVWLFMVMTQIIYHTFFVWQYGASLGKIAMGIEVVESNGYSKPRFSVALNRAIFRIVSGMIFYLGFVWAFIDPKRQTLHDKTASTLVVSKD; this comes from the coding sequence GTGTCTGATTATTTAAATGAAAGAGATAGAAAAGCAGAGCCGGAGTTAGCACCTTTTGGCAAGAGAATTCTGGCTTATGCTATTGATGATTTATTGATTAGCATTTTATTTATTATAATACTTTGGGGACCTGTTAAATCTTCTACAAGTGTAGAAGAGGTTGCAGCAATCATAAATAGTGTTTGGCTTTTTATGGTAATGACACAAATTATATACCATACTTTCTTTGTTTGGCAATATGGAGCATCATTAGGCAAAATTGCAATGGGAATAGAGGTTGTTGAGTCTAATGGATATTCAAAACCAAGGTTTAGTGTAGCTTTGAATCGTGCTATATTTCGAATTGTAAGTGGTATGATATTTTATTTAGGCTTTGTTTGGGCATTTATTGATCCCAAACGACAGACACTTCATGATAAAACAGCTTCTACACTGGTTGTAAGTAAAGATTAA